From a region of the Lactuca sativa cultivar Salinas chromosome 4, Lsat_Salinas_v11, whole genome shotgun sequence genome:
- the LOC128133716 gene encoding ENHANCER OF AG-4 protein 2-like, with protein sequence MGLKRLLTQITKVTESFLEDDITESKFCVNGEEDEHEQVNSCKSSSNKPTFMNTEKKESKSTISISMINLSALPPSQPNPMAPPQRSPTHQPGNVISIPPSQLNSMATPSPPIQQPGIVNSIPPMTPPQHPPPTQ encoded by the exons ATGGGCCTAAAACGCCTTCTTACCCAG ATTACGAAAGTTACAGAGTCGTTTCTTGAAGATGACATTACAGAGAGCAAGTTCTGTGTTAATGGTGAGGAAGATGAACATGAACAGGTTAACTCGTGTAAATCTTCAAGCAATAAGCCAACTTTTATGAACACAGAGAAGAAAGAGTCAAAGTCAACCATCTCCATTTCTATG ATAAACCTTTCAGCTCTCCCTCCATCTCAACCCAATCCAATGGCTCCACCTCAACGCTCGCCTACACATCAGCCCGGAAACGTCATTTCCATTCCTCCATCTCAACTGAATTCAATGGCTACTCCAAGCCCTCCTATACAGCAGCCTGGAATCGTCAATTCCATCCCTCCAATGACTCCACCTCAACATCCTCCTCCTACACAGTAG